A single genomic interval of Aegicerativicinus sediminis harbors:
- the pdxH gene encoding pyridoxamine 5'-phosphate oxidase produces MTEDLSNYRKSYDKFELNESDVDNNPFKQFQKWFREIDNIFPEVEANAMTLSTIGTDGFPKGRVVLLKSINKEGFIFYTNYNSSKGQDIELNPNVGLSFFWDKAERQIIIKGTAEKIDPELSEAYFQSRPRESRLGAWASNQSEVIENAQVLVENMKSLEDRFSDSHIPRPEHWGGYIVKPIEFEFWQGRPSRLHDRIRYCKNSKDNWIIERLAP; encoded by the coding sequence ATGACTGAAGATTTAAGTAACTATAGAAAGTCTTATGACAAATTTGAACTAAATGAATCGGATGTCGATAATAATCCTTTCAAGCAATTTCAGAAATGGTTTCGTGAAATTGATAATATTTTCCCGGAGGTAGAGGCAAACGCAATGACCTTAAGCACAATTGGCACAGATGGTTTTCCTAAAGGTAGAGTTGTCTTATTGAAAAGTATTAATAAGGAAGGATTTATATTCTATACAAATTATAATAGCAGTAAAGGCCAGGATATTGAATTGAACCCAAATGTTGGTCTTTCATTTTTTTGGGATAAGGCGGAACGCCAAATAATAATTAAAGGAACGGCTGAGAAAATAGACCCTGAATTGAGTGAAGCTTATTTCCAGTCCCGACCTAGGGAAAGTAGGCTAGGGGCATGGGCATCTAACCAGAGTGAGGTTATTGAAAATGCCCAAGTGCTAGTTGAAAATATGAAGTCTCTTGAAGATCGATTTTCAGATAGCCATATTCCCAGACCAGAACATTGGGGGGGCTATATTGTAAAGCCGATTGAATTCGAGTTTTGGCAGGGAAGACCAAGTAGGCTTCATGACAGGATACGTTATTGTAAAAACTCAAAAGACAATTG